One region of Tachysurus fulvidraco isolate hzauxx_2018 chromosome 9, HZAU_PFXX_2.0, whole genome shotgun sequence genomic DNA includes:
- the araf gene encoding serine/threonine-protein kinase A-Raf isoform X1 produces MSSTSSCSSSGETSPEDIPRGGGTIRVYLPNKQRTVVNVRPGQTVYDSLDKALKVRGLTQDCCAVFRLLEGRKRLTEWNTDITPLVGEELLVEVLDDVPLTMHNFVRKTFFKLAYCDFCHKFLFNGFRCQTCGYKFHQHCSSKVPTVCVDMDTMKRCAVEVVTGEVVSVPIPSVIPLTPDPAGSTLLSPASAFHFPMPGGDGQSLQRLRSTSTPNVHMVSTLGPGAANVIEEALKSNSPMASPTGPESSPKPSTSPPHLGSPGRKPPKSPPERKPLILDGKRERNQRYRDSSYYWEVPSHQVTRQKRIGTGSFGTVFKGKWHGDVAIKILKVTEPTPEQLQAFRNEMQVLRKTRHVNILLFMGFMTKPHFAIITQWCEGSSLYRHLHVTETKFDTMRRIDVARQTAQGMDYLHAKNIIHRDLKSNNIFLHEGWTVKIGDFGLATVKYRWSGSQQVEQPSGSILWMAPEVIRMQDSNPYTFQSDVYGYGVVLFELMSGTLPYSNIGNRDQIIFMVGRGYLSPDLSKLHSNCPKSMKRLIIDCLKFKPEERPLFPQILVSIEQVQDLLPKIERSASEPSLHRAVHAEDLNPLLLHTTRFLPL; encoded by the exons ATGTCCTCCACGTCGTCCTGCTCTTCTTCGGGAGAGACGAGCCCAGAGGACATTCCCCGGGGAGGAGGAACCATCCGTGTCTACCTCCCCAACAAACAGCGCACAGTG GTGAACGTGCGTCCAGGTCAGACAGTGTATGACAGTCTGGACAAAGCGCTCAAGGTGCGAGGCCTCACTCAGGACTGTTGTGCTGTTTTTCGCCTACTCGAAGG TCGTAAAAGGCTCACAGAATGGAACACTGACATCACGCCTCTTGTCGGAGAGGAGCTTCTCGTCGAGGTTTTGGACGATGTCCCTCTCACCATGCACAACTTT GTTCGTAAAACCTTCTTTAAATTAGCGTATTGTGACTTCTGCCACAAGTTCCTATTTAATGGCTTCCGGTGTCAAACGTGTGGCTACAAGTTCCACCAGCACTGCAGCAGCAAAGTGCCCACAGTCTGTGTGGACATGGACACCAtgaaacg GTGTGCAGTTGAAGTTGTCACTGGTGAAGTTGTGTCCGTTCCTATCCCCTCTGTCATCCCTTTAACACCTGATCCTGCTGG TTCAACGCTGCTGTCACCAGCCTCGGCGTTCCACTTCCCCATGCCGGGAGGGGACGGTCAGTCTCTGCAGAGGCTTCGCTCCACCTCAACCCCCAACGTTCATATGGTCAGCACGTTGGGGCCTGGAGCAGCTAACGTCATTGAG GAGGCATTAAAATCCAACAGCCCAATGg CTTCTCCCACAGGGCCAGAATCCTCTCCAAAACCCTCTACCAGTCCGCCTCACTTGGGTTCTCCTGGTCGGAAACCACCTAAATCGCCCCCGGAGCGCAAACCGCTAATCCTTGAtggaaaaagggaaagaaatcAG CGTTACAGAGACTCAAGCTACTACTGGGAAGTGCCCTCACACCAAGTGACCAGGCAGAAGCGCATAGGCACCGGCTCCTTTGGTACCGTCTTCAAGGGCAAGTGGCACGGCGACGTGGCCATTAAGATCCTGAAAGTGACTGAGCCGACGCCAGAGCAGCTCCAGGCCTTCAGGAATGAAATGCAGGTCCTGCG gAAGACACGCCACGTCAACATCCTGCTGTTTATGGGCTTCATGACGAAGCCGCACTTTGCCATAATCACGCAGTGGTGCGAAGGCAGCAGCCTCTATCGTCACCTGCACGTCACCGAGACCAAATTCGACACCATGAGACGCATTGACGTGGCGCGCCAGACGGCACAGGGCATGGA CTACCTTCACGCCAAGAATATCATCCATCGGGACCTGAAATCTAATA ATATCTTCCTTCACGAGGGTTGGACGGTGAAGATCGGTGACTTCGGCTTGGCCACGGTGAAGTATCGCTGGAGCGGCTCTCAGCAGGTAGAGCAGCCAAGCGGATCCATATTATGGATG GCTCCCGAGGTGATCCGCATGCAGGACTCGAACCCTTACACCTTCCAGTCAGACGTGTACGGCTATGGTGTGGTGCTGTTCGAGCTTATGTCTGGCACACTGCCTTACTCCAATATTGGCAACCGCGACCAG aTCATTTTCATGGTCGGTCGAGGCTACCTGTCACCAGACCTTAGCAAGCTGCACAGTAACTGCCCCAAATCCATGAAACGTCTCATTATTGACTGTTTGAAATTCAAACCAGAAGAGAGGCCACTCTTTCCTCAG ATCCTTGTGTCTATCGAGCAGGTGCAGGATCTCTTGCCCAAGATCGAGCGCAGTGCGTCGGAGCCGTCGCTGCACCGTGCAGTTCACGCTGAGGACCTGAACCCGCTGCTGCTGCACACCACACGCTTCCTGCCTCTGTGA
- the araf gene encoding serine/threonine-protein kinase A-Raf isoform X2: MSSTSSCSSSGETSPEDIPRGGGTIRVYLPNKQRTVVNVRPGQTVYDSLDKALKVRGLTQDCCAVFRLLEGRKRLTEWNTDITPLVGEELLVEVLDDVPLTMHNFVRKTFFKLAYCDFCHKFLFNGFRCQTCGYKFHQHCSSKVPTVCVDMDTMKRCAVEVVTGEVVSVPIPSVIPLTPDPAGSTLLSPASAFHFPMPGGDGQSLQRLRSTSTPNVHMVSTLGPGAANVIEEALKSNSPMGPESSPKPSTSPPHLGSPGRKPPKSPPERKPLILDGKRERNQRYRDSSYYWEVPSHQVTRQKRIGTGSFGTVFKGKWHGDVAIKILKVTEPTPEQLQAFRNEMQVLRKTRHVNILLFMGFMTKPHFAIITQWCEGSSLYRHLHVTETKFDTMRRIDVARQTAQGMDYLHAKNIIHRDLKSNNIFLHEGWTVKIGDFGLATVKYRWSGSQQVEQPSGSILWMAPEVIRMQDSNPYTFQSDVYGYGVVLFELMSGTLPYSNIGNRDQIIFMVGRGYLSPDLSKLHSNCPKSMKRLIIDCLKFKPEERPLFPQILVSIEQVQDLLPKIERSASEPSLHRAVHAEDLNPLLLHTTRFLPL, from the exons ATGTCCTCCACGTCGTCCTGCTCTTCTTCGGGAGAGACGAGCCCAGAGGACATTCCCCGGGGAGGAGGAACCATCCGTGTCTACCTCCCCAACAAACAGCGCACAGTG GTGAACGTGCGTCCAGGTCAGACAGTGTATGACAGTCTGGACAAAGCGCTCAAGGTGCGAGGCCTCACTCAGGACTGTTGTGCTGTTTTTCGCCTACTCGAAGG TCGTAAAAGGCTCACAGAATGGAACACTGACATCACGCCTCTTGTCGGAGAGGAGCTTCTCGTCGAGGTTTTGGACGATGTCCCTCTCACCATGCACAACTTT GTTCGTAAAACCTTCTTTAAATTAGCGTATTGTGACTTCTGCCACAAGTTCCTATTTAATGGCTTCCGGTGTCAAACGTGTGGCTACAAGTTCCACCAGCACTGCAGCAGCAAAGTGCCCACAGTCTGTGTGGACATGGACACCAtgaaacg GTGTGCAGTTGAAGTTGTCACTGGTGAAGTTGTGTCCGTTCCTATCCCCTCTGTCATCCCTTTAACACCTGATCCTGCTGG TTCAACGCTGCTGTCACCAGCCTCGGCGTTCCACTTCCCCATGCCGGGAGGGGACGGTCAGTCTCTGCAGAGGCTTCGCTCCACCTCAACCCCCAACGTTCATATGGTCAGCACGTTGGGGCCTGGAGCAGCTAACGTCATTGAG GAGGCATTAAAATCCAACAGCCCAATGg GGCCAGAATCCTCTCCAAAACCCTCTACCAGTCCGCCTCACTTGGGTTCTCCTGGTCGGAAACCACCTAAATCGCCCCCGGAGCGCAAACCGCTAATCCTTGAtggaaaaagggaaagaaatcAG CGTTACAGAGACTCAAGCTACTACTGGGAAGTGCCCTCACACCAAGTGACCAGGCAGAAGCGCATAGGCACCGGCTCCTTTGGTACCGTCTTCAAGGGCAAGTGGCACGGCGACGTGGCCATTAAGATCCTGAAAGTGACTGAGCCGACGCCAGAGCAGCTCCAGGCCTTCAGGAATGAAATGCAGGTCCTGCG gAAGACACGCCACGTCAACATCCTGCTGTTTATGGGCTTCATGACGAAGCCGCACTTTGCCATAATCACGCAGTGGTGCGAAGGCAGCAGCCTCTATCGTCACCTGCACGTCACCGAGACCAAATTCGACACCATGAGACGCATTGACGTGGCGCGCCAGACGGCACAGGGCATGGA CTACCTTCACGCCAAGAATATCATCCATCGGGACCTGAAATCTAATA ATATCTTCCTTCACGAGGGTTGGACGGTGAAGATCGGTGACTTCGGCTTGGCCACGGTGAAGTATCGCTGGAGCGGCTCTCAGCAGGTAGAGCAGCCAAGCGGATCCATATTATGGATG GCTCCCGAGGTGATCCGCATGCAGGACTCGAACCCTTACACCTTCCAGTCAGACGTGTACGGCTATGGTGTGGTGCTGTTCGAGCTTATGTCTGGCACACTGCCTTACTCCAATATTGGCAACCGCGACCAG aTCATTTTCATGGTCGGTCGAGGCTACCTGTCACCAGACCTTAGCAAGCTGCACAGTAACTGCCCCAAATCCATGAAACGTCTCATTATTGACTGTTTGAAATTCAAACCAGAAGAGAGGCCACTCTTTCCTCAG ATCCTTGTGTCTATCGAGCAGGTGCAGGATCTCTTGCCCAAGATCGAGCGCAGTGCGTCGGAGCCGTCGCTGCACCGTGCAGTTCACGCTGAGGACCTGAACCCGCTGCTGCTGCACACCACACGCTTCCTGCCTCTGTGA
- the zgc:64051 gene encoding leukocyte surface antigen CD53 isoform X2: protein MSCLKCLKYTMCVVNFIFFLCGAAIFGLGIYMSTTFKYLSLFPALSAINVANGLYVIGIFVTCVSFLGFLGALKENRCLLISFFILLFLLMLAELTVACLLLFYEKDIDSFIERELTASLQKDAGGNNSTINWKTIQDMFSCCGVNNASDWNSTSHSENLSSPACKTNTQQMGCYAKLKTWIEDNLLGTGIAVIIICSIEVLGMCFSMTLFCHISKSGLGYK from the exons atgtcATGCCTCAAGTGCCTAAAATATACCATGTGTGTGGTGAACTTCATCTTCTTC CTTTGTGGAGCTGCTATATTTGGCTTGGGGATCTACATGAGCACTACGTTCAAGTACTTGTCCCTCTTCCCAGCCTTGTCAGCCATAAATGTGGCCAATGGGCTCTACGTCATCGGCATATTTGTCACCTGTGTGTCCTTCCTGGGTTTTCTGGGGGCCCTTAAGGAAAACCGCTGCCTCTTGATTTCT TTTTTCATTCTCTTGTTCCTGCTGATGTTGGCTGAGCTGACAGTGGCCTGTCTCCTGCTCTTTTATGAGAAAGAT ATTGACAGTTTCATTGAGCGTGAACTGACAGCTAGCCTGCAAAAAGATGCAGGAGGGAATAACTCAACCATCAACTGGAAAACCATTCAGGATATG TTTAgttgctgtggtgtaaataaTGCATCAGATTGGAACAGTACCTCTCATTCGGAAAACTTGTCAAGCCCAGCATGTAAAACCAACACCCAGCAAATG gGATGCTATGCAAAACTGAAGACGTGGATTGAAGACAATCTGCTCGGAACCGGAATAGCAGTCATCATCATATGCAGCATTGAG GTTTTGGGTATGTGCTTCTCTATGACTCTTTTCTGCCACATCAGCAAATCTGGACTCGGCTACAAGTGA
- the zgc:64051 gene encoding leukocyte surface antigen CD53 isoform X1, with protein sequence MLLFNHHKKKNKMSCLKCLKYTMCVVNFIFFLCGAAIFGLGIYMSTTFKYLSLFPALSAINVANGLYVIGIFVTCVSFLGFLGALKENRCLLISFFILLFLLMLAELTVACLLLFYEKDIDSFIERELTASLQKDAGGNNSTINWKTIQDMFSCCGVNNASDWNSTSHSENLSSPACKTNTQQMGCYAKLKTWIEDNLLGTGIAVIIICSIEVLGMCFSMTLFCHISKSGLGYK encoded by the exons ATGCTATTATTT aaccaccacaaaaaaaaaaacaagatgtcATGCCTCAAGTGCCTAAAATATACCATGTGTGTGGTGAACTTCATCTTCTTC CTTTGTGGAGCTGCTATATTTGGCTTGGGGATCTACATGAGCACTACGTTCAAGTACTTGTCCCTCTTCCCAGCCTTGTCAGCCATAAATGTGGCCAATGGGCTCTACGTCATCGGCATATTTGTCACCTGTGTGTCCTTCCTGGGTTTTCTGGGGGCCCTTAAGGAAAACCGCTGCCTCTTGATTTCT TTTTTCATTCTCTTGTTCCTGCTGATGTTGGCTGAGCTGACAGTGGCCTGTCTCCTGCTCTTTTATGAGAAAGAT ATTGACAGTTTCATTGAGCGTGAACTGACAGCTAGCCTGCAAAAAGATGCAGGAGGGAATAACTCAACCATCAACTGGAAAACCATTCAGGATATG TTTAgttgctgtggtgtaaataaTGCATCAGATTGGAACAGTACCTCTCATTCGGAAAACTTGTCAAGCCCAGCATGTAAAACCAACACCCAGCAAATG gGATGCTATGCAAAACTGAAGACGTGGATTGAAGACAATCTGCTCGGAACCGGAATAGCAGTCATCATCATATGCAGCATTGAG GTTTTGGGTATGTGCTTCTCTATGACTCTTTTCTGCCACATCAGCAAATCTGGACTCGGCTACAAGTGA